From the Excalfactoria chinensis isolate bCotChi1 chromosome 1, bCotChi1.hap2, whole genome shotgun sequence genome, one window contains:
- the UQCC6 gene encoding ubiquinol-cytochrome c reductase complex assembly factor 6, with the protein MPAGVPWSTYLKTLAASMLAMFAGAEVVHRYYRPDLSIPEIPPKPGELRTELLGLKARSEKAEASQH; encoded by the exons ATGCCCGCGGGTGTGCCCTGGTCCACTTACCTGAAGACGCTGGCTGCCAGCATGCTGGCCATGTTCGCAGGAGCAGAGGTGGTGCACCGCTACTACCGGCCCGACCTC AGTATCCCTGAAATACCTCCTAAGCCTGGAGAGCTGAGAACGGAGCTGCTGGGTCTGAAAGCGAGGTCAGAAAAAGCTGAAGCCTCACAGCACTGA
- the HSP90B1 gene encoding endoplasmin: MKSAWVLALACTLLLAASATAEEVDVDATVEEDLGKSREGSRTDDEVVQREEEAIQLDGLNASQIKEIREKSEKFAFQAEVNRMMKLIINSLYKNKEIFLRELISNASDALDKIRLISLTDENALAGNEELTVKIKCDKEKNMLHVTDTGIGMTKEELIKNLGTIAKSGTSEFLNKMTEMQDDSQSTSELIGQFGVGFYSAFLVADRVIVTSKHNNDTQHIWESDSNEFSVIDDPRGNTLGRGTTITLVLKEEASDYLELDTVKNLVKKYSQFINFPIYVWSSKTETVEEPIEEEEAKEEKEETDDDEAAVEEEEEEKKPKTKKVEKTVWDWELMNDIKPIWQRPSKEVEEDEYKAFYKTFSKEHDDPMAYIHFTAEGEVTFKSILFVPNSAPRGLFDEYGSKKSDFIKLYVRRVFITDDFHDMMPKYLNFVKGVVDSDDLPLNVSRETLQQHKLLKVIRKKLVRKTLDMIKKIAEEKYNDTFWKEFGTNVKLGVIEDHSNRTRLAKLLRFQSSHHESNLTSLDQYVERMKEKQDKIYFMAGASRKEAESSPFVERLLKKGYEVIYLTEPVDEYCIQALPEFDGKRFQNVAKEGVKFEESEKSKESREALEKEFEPLLNWMKDKALKDKIEKAVLSQRLTQSPCALVASQYGWSGNMERIMKAQAYQTGKDISTNYYASQKKTFEINPRHPLIKDMLRRVKENEDDKTVSDLAVVLFETATLRSGYMLPDTKEYGDRIERMLRLSLNIDLDAKVEEEPEEPEDAAEEAEQDEEEEVDADAEDSETQKESTDVKDEL, from the exons ATGAAGTCAGCGTGGGTGCTGGCTCTGGCATGCACGCTTCTCCTGGCCG CGTCGGCGACCGCTGAGGAGGTGGATGTAGATGCGACCGTAGAGGAAGATCTGGGTAAAAGCAGAGAAGGGTCCCGAACTGATGACGAAGTTGTTCAGAG AGAAGAAGAAGCTATCCAGCTAGATGGCCTAAATGCGTCCCAGATcaaagaaatcagagaaaaatctgaaaagttTGCCTTCCAAGCAGAAGTTAACAGAATGATGAAGCTTATTATTAACTCTTTATATAAGAACAAAGAG attttCCTGAGAGAACTTATTTCAAATGCTTCAGATGCTTTGGATAAGATCCGCTTAATATCCTTGACTGATGAAAATGCTCTTGCTGGTAATGAAGAACTCACTGTTAAAATCAAG tgtgataAAGAGAAGAACATGCTCCATGTTACAGATACGGGTATTGGCATGACAAAAGAGGAGCTGATTAAAAACCTTGGTACCATTGCGAAGTCTGGTACAAGTGAATTCCTGAACAAGATGACTGAAATGCAGGATGATAGCCAGTCAACGTCTGAGTTAATTGGCCAGTTTGGCGTTGgcttttattctgctttcttggTAGCGGACAGAGTTATTGTCACATCAAAGCACAACAATGATACCCAACATATCTGGGAGTCAGATTCAAATGAGTTCTCTGTGATTGATGATCCAAGAGGAAACACTCTGGGACGTGGCACAACCATAAC ccttGTCTTGAAGGAAGAAGCATCTGATTATCTTGAGTTGGACACTGTTAAAAATCTAGTCAAGAAATACTCACAGTTCATAAACTTCCCCATATATGTGTGGAGCAGCAAG ACAGAAACTGTTGAAGAACCAattgaggaggaagaagcaaaggaggagaaagaagaaacagatgatGATGAAGCTGCAgttgaagaagaggaggaagaaaagaaaccaaaaacgAAGAAG GTTGAAAAGACTGTCTGGGATTGGGAGCTCATGAATGACATTAAACCAATCTGGCAGAGACCATCTAAAGAAGTTGAAGAGGATGAATATAAAGCtttttacaaaacattttccaag GAACATGATGATCCAATGGCTTACATCCATTTTACTGCTGAAGGGGAAGTAACTTTCAAATCAATCTTGTTTGTTCCTAATTCTGCTCCACGTGGCTTGTTTGATGAGTATGGATCCAAAAAAAGTGATTTCATTAAG CTGTATGTTAGAAGAGTGTTCATCACTGATGACTTCCATGACATGATGCCCAAGTATCTTAACTTTGTTAAAGGTGTT GTGGATTCTGATGATCTTCCTTTGAATGTATCTCGTGAAACACTTCAGCAGCATAAGCTACTAAAG GTGATCAGAAAGAAGCTTGTTCGTAAAACTCTTGATATGATCAAGaaaattgcagaagaaaaatacaatgaCACATTCTGGAAGGAGTTTGGTACCAATGTAAAGCTTGGAGTTATTGAGGATCATTCCAATCGTACACGACTGGCTAAACTGCTTCGCTTCCAGTCTTCCCATCACGAAAGTAACCTTACAAGCCTTGATCAATAtgtggaaagaatgaaagagaaacaagacaaaatTTATTTCATGGCAGGTGCCAGCAGAAAGGAG GCTGAGTCTTCACCATTTGTGGAACGCCTTCTGAAAAAGGGCTATGAAGTGATCTATCTGACTGAACCCGTAGATGAATACTGCATTCAGGCTCTGCCAGAGTTTGATGGCAAGAGGTTTCAGAATGTAGCAAAGGAAGGAGTTAAGTTTGAGGAAAGTGAGAAGTCCAAGGAGAGTCGTGAAGCCTTGGAGAAGGAATTTGAACCACTCTTGAACTGGATGAAAGACAAAGCTCTAAAGGACAAG ATTGAAAAGGCTGTGCTGTCTCAACGCTTAACACAGTCTCCATGTGCACTTGTGGCTAGTCAGTACGGATGGTCTGGTAACATGGAAAGAATCATGAAGGCTCAAGCTTACCAAACTGGGAAGGACATATCTACAAA TTACTATGCTAGCCAGAAGAAGACATTTGAAATAAATCCCAGACATCCACTGATCAAAGACATGCTGAGACGAGTTAAG gaaaatgaagatgacaAAACGGTTTCAGATCTTGCAGTGGTGTTGTTTGAAACTGCAACTTTGAGGTCGGGATATATGTTACCAGACACAAAGGAATATGGAGATAGAATAGAAAGGATGCTTCGTTTGAGTTTAAACATTGACCTGGATGCAAAG GTGGAGGAAGAACCTGAAGAGCCTGAAGATGCAGCTGAGGAGGCAGAGCaagatgaagaagaggaggTGGATGCTGATGCTGAAGACAGTGAAACACAAAAG GAATCCACAGATGTAAAAGACGAACTGTAA